One segment of Theobroma cacao cultivar B97-61/B2 chromosome 9, Criollo_cocoa_genome_V2, whole genome shotgun sequence DNA contains the following:
- the LOC18590778 gene encoding probable NOT transcription complex subunit VIP2 isoform X2: protein MSGLLNSSINGSASNLPDSSGRSFATSFSGQSGAASPVFHHTGTIQGLHNIHGSFNVPNMPGTLTSRNSTLNNVPSGGVQQPTGSLSGGRFTSNNLPVALSQLSHGSSHGHSGVTNRGGISVVGNPGFSSNTNGVGGSIPGILPTSAAIGNRNAVPGLGVSPILGNAGPRITSSMGNMVGGGNIGRSISSGGGLSVPGLASRLNLGANSGSGSLSVQGQNRLMSGVLPQGSPQVISMLGSSYPAAGGPLSQSHVQAVNNLSSMGMLNDVNTNDNSPFDINNDFPQLTSRPSSAGGPQGSLRKQGLSPIVQQNQEFSIQNEDFPALPGFKGGNADYAMDLHQKEQLHDNTMSMMQSQHFSMGRSAGFNLGGSYSSHRPQQQQQHAPSASSSGVSFSPVNNQDLLHLHGSDIFPSSHSSYHSQTSGPPGIGLRPLNSQNTVSGMGYDPIIQQYQQHPNQSQFRLQQISAVNQSFREPGVKSMQAAQSNPDPFGLLGLLSVIRMSDPDLTSLALGIDLTTLGLNLNSSENLHKNFGSPWSDEPAKGDPEFTVPQCYYAKQPPALHQGYFSKFTVDTLFYIFYSMPKDEAQLYAANELYNRGWFYHKEHRLWFLRVPNLEPLVKTNTYERSSYHCFDPSSFETIRKDNFVIQYEALEKRPALPQH from the exons ATGTCGGGGTTACTTAAT TCTTCTATCAACGGATCAGCATCAAATCTTCCAGACAGTAGCGGGCGTTCTTTTGCTACATCTTTCTCTGGTCAGTCTGGTGCAGCCTCCCCTGTTTTCCATCACACTG GAACTATTCAGGGCCTGCATAATATTCATGGCAGCTTTAATGTTCCCAACATGCCTGGTACGCTTACATCAAGAAACTCAACATTAAATAATGTTCCGTCTGGTGGGGTTCAACAGCCTACTGGGAGCCTTTCTGGTGGACGATTTACATCAAATAATCTACCTGTTGCTCTTTCTCAG TTATCTCATGGCAGCTCCCATGGACATTCAGGAGTAACAAATAGAGGAGGTATTAGTGTTGTAGGAAACCCTGGATTTAGTAGTAACACAAATGGAGTTGGTGGTTCTATACCTGGGATTCTGCCAACCTCTGCTGCAATTGGTAACCGGAATGCAGTTCCAGGATTGGGAGTATCCCCAATTTTGGGAAATGCAGGTCCTAGGATAACAAGTTCTATGGGAAACATGGTTGGTGGAGGCAACATTGGGAGGAGCATAAGCTCTGGAGGAGGATTATCTGTACCTGGTCTTGCATCTCGTTTGAATTTAGGTGCCAATAGTGGATCTGGAAGTTTAAGTGTGCAGGGACAGAATCGATTGATGAGTGGTGTGCTTCCACAAG GATCTCCTCAGGTAATTTCGATGCTGGGCAGTTCTTATCCTGCTGCTGGGGGTCCACTTTCCCAAAGCCATGTTCAAGCTGTGAACAATCTTAGCTCTATGGGAATGCTGAATGATGTGAACACAAATGACAATTCCCCTTTTGACATAAATAATGATTTCCCCCAGTTGACAAGTCGTCCTAGTTCTGCTGGAGGTCCTCAAG GTTCATTACGAAAACAAGGTCTTAGTCCCATTGttcaacaaaaccaagagTTCAGTATTCAAAATGAAGATTTCCCTGCTTTACCCGGATTTAAAG GTGGTAATGCTGATTATGCAATGGATTTGCACCAGAAAGAACAACTTCATGACAATACCATGTCAATGATGCAATCGCAGCACTTCTCT ATGGGGAGATCTGCAGGGTTTAACTTGGGTGGATCCTATTCATCTCATCGCCCACAGCAGCAACAGCAACATGCTCCATCAGCCAGTAGTAGTGGTGTCTCCTTTTCACCTGTAAACAACCAAGATCTTCTCCATTTACATGGCTCAGATATTTTCCCATCTTCACATTCGAGCTACCACTCGCAG ACAAGCGGACCACCTGGGATTGGGCTAAGACCTCTAAACTCACAAAATACGGTTTCTGGTATGGGTTATGACCCGATCATCCAACAGTATCAGCAACACCCAAACCAGTCCCAGTTTCGACTGCAACAGATATCAGCTGTCAATCAGTCATTTAGGGAACCGGGCGTGAAATCAATGCAGGCTGCACAGTCTAATCCAGATCCTTTTGGGTTACTTGGTTTGCTAAGTGTAATTAGGATGAGTGATCCTGATTTGACTTCCCTTGCTCTTGGAATTGATCTGACAACACTTGGGTTAAATTTGAATTCCTCGGAAAATCTTCACAAGAATTTTGGTTCTCCATGGTCTGATGAACCAGCTAAGGGTGACCCAGAGTTCACAGTGCCacaatgttattatgctaaGCAACCACCAGCTTTACAT CAAggttatttttctaagttcacAGTGGACACATTATTCTATATCTTTTACAG CATGCCAAAAGACGAAGCTCAATTATATGCTGCAAATGAACT TTATAACAGAGGCTGGTTTTACCACAAGGAGCACAGATTGTGGTTCTTAAGAGTCCCTAATTTGGAGCCACTTGTCAAGACAAACACGTATGAGAGATCTTCTTATCACTGTTTTGATCCAAGCTCATTCGAAACAATCCGTAAG GATAATTTTGTTATCCAATACGAGGCGTTGGAAAAGAGACCAGCTTTACCTCAACATTAA
- the LOC18590778 gene encoding probable NOT transcription complex subunit VIP2 isoform X4 produces the protein MSGLLNSSINGSASNLPDSSGRSFATSFSGQSGAASPVFHHTGTIQGLHNIHGSFNVPNMPGTLTSRNSTLNNVPSGGVQQPTGSLSGGRFTSNNLPVALSQLSHGSSHGHSGVTNRGGISVVGNPGFSSNTNGVGGSIPGILPTSAAIGNRNAVPGLGVSPILGNAGPRITSSMGNMVGGGNIGRSISSGGGLSVPGLASRLNLGANSGSGSLSVQGQNRLMSGVLPQGSPQVISMLGSSYPAAGGPLSQSHVQAVNNLSSMGMLNDVNTNDNSPFDINNDFPQLTSRPSSAGGPQGQLGSLRKQGLSPIVQQNQEFSIQNEDFPALPGFKGGNADYAMDLHQKEQLHDNTMSMMQSQHFSMGRSAGFNLGGSYSSHRPQQQQQHAPSASSSGVSFSPTSGPPGIGLRPLNSQNTVSGMGYDPIIQQYQQHPNQSQFRLQQISAVNQSFREPGVKSMQAAQSNPDPFGLLGLLSVIRMSDPDLTSLALGIDLTTLGLNLNSSENLHKNFGSPWSDEPAKGDPEFTVPQCYYAKQPPALHQGYFSKFTVDTLFYIFYSMPKDEAQLYAANELYNRGWFYHKEHRLWFLRVPNLEPLVKTNTYERSSYHCFDPSSFETIRKDNFVIQYEALEKRPALPQH, from the exons ATGTCGGGGTTACTTAAT TCTTCTATCAACGGATCAGCATCAAATCTTCCAGACAGTAGCGGGCGTTCTTTTGCTACATCTTTCTCTGGTCAGTCTGGTGCAGCCTCCCCTGTTTTCCATCACACTG GAACTATTCAGGGCCTGCATAATATTCATGGCAGCTTTAATGTTCCCAACATGCCTGGTACGCTTACATCAAGAAACTCAACATTAAATAATGTTCCGTCTGGTGGGGTTCAACAGCCTACTGGGAGCCTTTCTGGTGGACGATTTACATCAAATAATCTACCTGTTGCTCTTTCTCAG TTATCTCATGGCAGCTCCCATGGACATTCAGGAGTAACAAATAGAGGAGGTATTAGTGTTGTAGGAAACCCTGGATTTAGTAGTAACACAAATGGAGTTGGTGGTTCTATACCTGGGATTCTGCCAACCTCTGCTGCAATTGGTAACCGGAATGCAGTTCCAGGATTGGGAGTATCCCCAATTTTGGGAAATGCAGGTCCTAGGATAACAAGTTCTATGGGAAACATGGTTGGTGGAGGCAACATTGGGAGGAGCATAAGCTCTGGAGGAGGATTATCTGTACCTGGTCTTGCATCTCGTTTGAATTTAGGTGCCAATAGTGGATCTGGAAGTTTAAGTGTGCAGGGACAGAATCGATTGATGAGTGGTGTGCTTCCACAAG GATCTCCTCAGGTAATTTCGATGCTGGGCAGTTCTTATCCTGCTGCTGGGGGTCCACTTTCCCAAAGCCATGTTCAAGCTGTGAACAATCTTAGCTCTATGGGAATGCTGAATGATGTGAACACAAATGACAATTCCCCTTTTGACATAAATAATGATTTCCCCCAGTTGACAAGTCGTCCTAGTTCTGCTGGAGGTCCTCAAGGTCAATTGG GTTCATTACGAAAACAAGGTCTTAGTCCCATTGttcaacaaaaccaagagTTCAGTATTCAAAATGAAGATTTCCCTGCTTTACCCGGATTTAAAG GTGGTAATGCTGATTATGCAATGGATTTGCACCAGAAAGAACAACTTCATGACAATACCATGTCAATGATGCAATCGCAGCACTTCTCT ATGGGGAGATCTGCAGGGTTTAACTTGGGTGGATCCTATTCATCTCATCGCCCACAGCAGCAACAGCAACATGCTCCATCAGCCAGTAGTAGTGGTGTCTCCTTTTCACCT ACAAGCGGACCACCTGGGATTGGGCTAAGACCTCTAAACTCACAAAATACGGTTTCTGGTATGGGTTATGACCCGATCATCCAACAGTATCAGCAACACCCAAACCAGTCCCAGTTTCGACTGCAACAGATATCAGCTGTCAATCAGTCATTTAGGGAACCGGGCGTGAAATCAATGCAGGCTGCACAGTCTAATCCAGATCCTTTTGGGTTACTTGGTTTGCTAAGTGTAATTAGGATGAGTGATCCTGATTTGACTTCCCTTGCTCTTGGAATTGATCTGACAACACTTGGGTTAAATTTGAATTCCTCGGAAAATCTTCACAAGAATTTTGGTTCTCCATGGTCTGATGAACCAGCTAAGGGTGACCCAGAGTTCACAGTGCCacaatgttattatgctaaGCAACCACCAGCTTTACAT CAAggttatttttctaagttcacAGTGGACACATTATTCTATATCTTTTACAG CATGCCAAAAGACGAAGCTCAATTATATGCTGCAAATGAACT TTATAACAGAGGCTGGTTTTACCACAAGGAGCACAGATTGTGGTTCTTAAGAGTCCCTAATTTGGAGCCACTTGTCAAGACAAACACGTATGAGAGATCTTCTTATCACTGTTTTGATCCAAGCTCATTCGAAACAATCCGTAAG GATAATTTTGTTATCCAATACGAGGCGTTGGAAAAGAGACCAGCTTTACCTCAACATTAA
- the LOC18590778 gene encoding probable NOT transcription complex subunit VIP2 isoform X1 translates to MSGLLNSSINGSASNLPDSSGRSFATSFSGQSGAASPVFHHTGTIQGLHNIHGSFNVPNMPGTLTSRNSTLNNVPSGGVQQPTGSLSGGRFTSNNLPVALSQLSHGSSHGHSGVTNRGGISVVGNPGFSSNTNGVGGSIPGILPTSAAIGNRNAVPGLGVSPILGNAGPRITSSMGNMVGGGNIGRSISSGGGLSVPGLASRLNLGANSGSGSLSVQGQNRLMSGVLPQGSPQVISMLGSSYPAAGGPLSQSHVQAVNNLSSMGMLNDVNTNDNSPFDINNDFPQLTSRPSSAGGPQGQLGSLRKQGLSPIVQQNQEFSIQNEDFPALPGFKGGNADYAMDLHQKEQLHDNTMSMMQSQHFSMGRSAGFNLGGSYSSHRPQQQQQHAPSASSSGVSFSPVNNQDLLHLHGSDIFPSSHSSYHSQTSGPPGIGLRPLNSQNTVSGMGYDPIIQQYQQHPNQSQFRLQQISAVNQSFREPGVKSMQAAQSNPDPFGLLGLLSVIRMSDPDLTSLALGIDLTTLGLNLNSSENLHKNFGSPWSDEPAKGDPEFTVPQCYYAKQPPALHQGYFSKFTVDTLFYIFYSMPKDEAQLYAANELYNRGWFYHKEHRLWFLRVPNLEPLVKTNTYERSSYHCFDPSSFETIRKDNFVIQYEALEKRPALPQH, encoded by the exons ATGTCGGGGTTACTTAAT TCTTCTATCAACGGATCAGCATCAAATCTTCCAGACAGTAGCGGGCGTTCTTTTGCTACATCTTTCTCTGGTCAGTCTGGTGCAGCCTCCCCTGTTTTCCATCACACTG GAACTATTCAGGGCCTGCATAATATTCATGGCAGCTTTAATGTTCCCAACATGCCTGGTACGCTTACATCAAGAAACTCAACATTAAATAATGTTCCGTCTGGTGGGGTTCAACAGCCTACTGGGAGCCTTTCTGGTGGACGATTTACATCAAATAATCTACCTGTTGCTCTTTCTCAG TTATCTCATGGCAGCTCCCATGGACATTCAGGAGTAACAAATAGAGGAGGTATTAGTGTTGTAGGAAACCCTGGATTTAGTAGTAACACAAATGGAGTTGGTGGTTCTATACCTGGGATTCTGCCAACCTCTGCTGCAATTGGTAACCGGAATGCAGTTCCAGGATTGGGAGTATCCCCAATTTTGGGAAATGCAGGTCCTAGGATAACAAGTTCTATGGGAAACATGGTTGGTGGAGGCAACATTGGGAGGAGCATAAGCTCTGGAGGAGGATTATCTGTACCTGGTCTTGCATCTCGTTTGAATTTAGGTGCCAATAGTGGATCTGGAAGTTTAAGTGTGCAGGGACAGAATCGATTGATGAGTGGTGTGCTTCCACAAG GATCTCCTCAGGTAATTTCGATGCTGGGCAGTTCTTATCCTGCTGCTGGGGGTCCACTTTCCCAAAGCCATGTTCAAGCTGTGAACAATCTTAGCTCTATGGGAATGCTGAATGATGTGAACACAAATGACAATTCCCCTTTTGACATAAATAATGATTTCCCCCAGTTGACAAGTCGTCCTAGTTCTGCTGGAGGTCCTCAAGGTCAATTGG GTTCATTACGAAAACAAGGTCTTAGTCCCATTGttcaacaaaaccaagagTTCAGTATTCAAAATGAAGATTTCCCTGCTTTACCCGGATTTAAAG GTGGTAATGCTGATTATGCAATGGATTTGCACCAGAAAGAACAACTTCATGACAATACCATGTCAATGATGCAATCGCAGCACTTCTCT ATGGGGAGATCTGCAGGGTTTAACTTGGGTGGATCCTATTCATCTCATCGCCCACAGCAGCAACAGCAACATGCTCCATCAGCCAGTAGTAGTGGTGTCTCCTTTTCACCTGTAAACAACCAAGATCTTCTCCATTTACATGGCTCAGATATTTTCCCATCTTCACATTCGAGCTACCACTCGCAG ACAAGCGGACCACCTGGGATTGGGCTAAGACCTCTAAACTCACAAAATACGGTTTCTGGTATGGGTTATGACCCGATCATCCAACAGTATCAGCAACACCCAAACCAGTCCCAGTTTCGACTGCAACAGATATCAGCTGTCAATCAGTCATTTAGGGAACCGGGCGTGAAATCAATGCAGGCTGCACAGTCTAATCCAGATCCTTTTGGGTTACTTGGTTTGCTAAGTGTAATTAGGATGAGTGATCCTGATTTGACTTCCCTTGCTCTTGGAATTGATCTGACAACACTTGGGTTAAATTTGAATTCCTCGGAAAATCTTCACAAGAATTTTGGTTCTCCATGGTCTGATGAACCAGCTAAGGGTGACCCAGAGTTCACAGTGCCacaatgttattatgctaaGCAACCACCAGCTTTACAT CAAggttatttttctaagttcacAGTGGACACATTATTCTATATCTTTTACAG CATGCCAAAAGACGAAGCTCAATTATATGCTGCAAATGAACT TTATAACAGAGGCTGGTTTTACCACAAGGAGCACAGATTGTGGTTCTTAAGAGTCCCTAATTTGGAGCCACTTGTCAAGACAAACACGTATGAGAGATCTTCTTATCACTGTTTTGATCCAAGCTCATTCGAAACAATCCGTAAG GATAATTTTGTTATCCAATACGAGGCGTTGGAAAAGAGACCAGCTTTACCTCAACATTAA
- the LOC18590778 gene encoding probable NOT transcription complex subunit VIP2 isoform X3 — translation MSGLLNSSINGSASNLPDSSGRSFATSFSGTIQGLHNIHGSFNVPNMPGTLTSRNSTLNNVPSGGVQQPTGSLSGGRFTSNNLPVALSQLSHGSSHGHSGVTNRGGISVVGNPGFSSNTNGVGGSIPGILPTSAAIGNRNAVPGLGVSPILGNAGPRITSSMGNMVGGGNIGRSISSGGGLSVPGLASRLNLGANSGSGSLSVQGQNRLMSGVLPQGSPQVISMLGSSYPAAGGPLSQSHVQAVNNLSSMGMLNDVNTNDNSPFDINNDFPQLTSRPSSAGGPQGQLGSLRKQGLSPIVQQNQEFSIQNEDFPALPGFKGGNADYAMDLHQKEQLHDNTMSMMQSQHFSMGRSAGFNLGGSYSSHRPQQQQQHAPSASSSGVSFSPVNNQDLLHLHGSDIFPSSHSSYHSQTSGPPGIGLRPLNSQNTVSGMGYDPIIQQYQQHPNQSQFRLQQISAVNQSFREPGVKSMQAAQSNPDPFGLLGLLSVIRMSDPDLTSLALGIDLTTLGLNLNSSENLHKNFGSPWSDEPAKGDPEFTVPQCYYAKQPPALHQGYFSKFTVDTLFYIFYSMPKDEAQLYAANELYNRGWFYHKEHRLWFLRVPNLEPLVKTNTYERSSYHCFDPSSFETIRKDNFVIQYEALEKRPALPQH, via the exons ATGTCGGGGTTACTTAAT TCTTCTATCAACGGATCAGCATCAAATCTTCCAGACAGTAGCGGGCGTTCTTTTGCTACATCTTTCTCTG GAACTATTCAGGGCCTGCATAATATTCATGGCAGCTTTAATGTTCCCAACATGCCTGGTACGCTTACATCAAGAAACTCAACATTAAATAATGTTCCGTCTGGTGGGGTTCAACAGCCTACTGGGAGCCTTTCTGGTGGACGATTTACATCAAATAATCTACCTGTTGCTCTTTCTCAG TTATCTCATGGCAGCTCCCATGGACATTCAGGAGTAACAAATAGAGGAGGTATTAGTGTTGTAGGAAACCCTGGATTTAGTAGTAACACAAATGGAGTTGGTGGTTCTATACCTGGGATTCTGCCAACCTCTGCTGCAATTGGTAACCGGAATGCAGTTCCAGGATTGGGAGTATCCCCAATTTTGGGAAATGCAGGTCCTAGGATAACAAGTTCTATGGGAAACATGGTTGGTGGAGGCAACATTGGGAGGAGCATAAGCTCTGGAGGAGGATTATCTGTACCTGGTCTTGCATCTCGTTTGAATTTAGGTGCCAATAGTGGATCTGGAAGTTTAAGTGTGCAGGGACAGAATCGATTGATGAGTGGTGTGCTTCCACAAG GATCTCCTCAGGTAATTTCGATGCTGGGCAGTTCTTATCCTGCTGCTGGGGGTCCACTTTCCCAAAGCCATGTTCAAGCTGTGAACAATCTTAGCTCTATGGGAATGCTGAATGATGTGAACACAAATGACAATTCCCCTTTTGACATAAATAATGATTTCCCCCAGTTGACAAGTCGTCCTAGTTCTGCTGGAGGTCCTCAAGGTCAATTGG GTTCATTACGAAAACAAGGTCTTAGTCCCATTGttcaacaaaaccaagagTTCAGTATTCAAAATGAAGATTTCCCTGCTTTACCCGGATTTAAAG GTGGTAATGCTGATTATGCAATGGATTTGCACCAGAAAGAACAACTTCATGACAATACCATGTCAATGATGCAATCGCAGCACTTCTCT ATGGGGAGATCTGCAGGGTTTAACTTGGGTGGATCCTATTCATCTCATCGCCCACAGCAGCAACAGCAACATGCTCCATCAGCCAGTAGTAGTGGTGTCTCCTTTTCACCTGTAAACAACCAAGATCTTCTCCATTTACATGGCTCAGATATTTTCCCATCTTCACATTCGAGCTACCACTCGCAG ACAAGCGGACCACCTGGGATTGGGCTAAGACCTCTAAACTCACAAAATACGGTTTCTGGTATGGGTTATGACCCGATCATCCAACAGTATCAGCAACACCCAAACCAGTCCCAGTTTCGACTGCAACAGATATCAGCTGTCAATCAGTCATTTAGGGAACCGGGCGTGAAATCAATGCAGGCTGCACAGTCTAATCCAGATCCTTTTGGGTTACTTGGTTTGCTAAGTGTAATTAGGATGAGTGATCCTGATTTGACTTCCCTTGCTCTTGGAATTGATCTGACAACACTTGGGTTAAATTTGAATTCCTCGGAAAATCTTCACAAGAATTTTGGTTCTCCATGGTCTGATGAACCAGCTAAGGGTGACCCAGAGTTCACAGTGCCacaatgttattatgctaaGCAACCACCAGCTTTACAT CAAggttatttttctaagttcacAGTGGACACATTATTCTATATCTTTTACAG CATGCCAAAAGACGAAGCTCAATTATATGCTGCAAATGAACT TTATAACAGAGGCTGGTTTTACCACAAGGAGCACAGATTGTGGTTCTTAAGAGTCCCTAATTTGGAGCCACTTGTCAAGACAAACACGTATGAGAGATCTTCTTATCACTGTTTTGATCCAAGCTCATTCGAAACAATCCGTAAG GATAATTTTGTTATCCAATACGAGGCGTTGGAAAAGAGACCAGCTTTACCTCAACATTAA
- the LOC18590775 gene encoding probable LRR receptor-like serine/threonine-protein kinase At1g05700, protein MEKEMETFSHLGSSDHMLGDDSHLVKEAKARQDLSPFETGSESGSSKHDTLDWVRIDCGSDSTYKDANGDTWKADDDFIKTGNNKQVPQCSSSKVEQLNTLRVFMEQNKNCYTLPTPTSTRYLVRAMFLYGNYDGLSKPPTFDLEFDGNKWASVVTTMTSFTYHEMIYATKGDSISICLARTQDQQFPFISRLESLPLPADMYPQMRRDMAWFNSYRYNYGANDQILGYPDDEYNRIWEPMIPSGLEPVTANFTSLDLTCVNAPPDSAIITAVHAPSSTDTIDLSFPFGNVSHLDHVEMYFTEPFLATNASRSFNVTVNNVFVANATSPEYQNCLNVGTNSLSVGNLDVQLLPTDISTLPPIISAIEVYTVSEPLVTATTPQGDLDGLGEFVDTFEQLEGWSGEPCLPNNSIWQWLNCSSDQPPRVISIYLSGYGLQGFLPDFSHMDALEIIDLRDNDFYGNVPQTITDNKQIKYMIDGNENLGQGKNEKAEKIGLSLGSILVLCLVIFLVLKYGIRKKPTPTGKIETIRDENDPAERLTYRYEWRLWRYYMR, encoded by the exons GATGATTCGCATCTGGTTAAGGAAGCTAAAGCCAGACAAGATTTAAGCCCATTTGAAACTGGTAGTGAGAGTGGCAGCAGCAAACATG ATACATTGGACTGGGTGAGGATAGACTGTGGATCAGACTCAACCTATAAAGATGCAAACGGGGATACTTGGAAGGCAGATGACGATTTCATTAAAACAGGCAATAACAAACAAGTCCCCCAGTGCAGCTCTTCCAAAGTAGAGCAACTGAACACACTTCGTGTCTTCATGGAACAGAACAAGAATTGTTACACTTTGCCTACACCTACATCAACCAGATATCTTGTTAGAGCTATGTTCTTGTATGGAAACTATGATGGCCTCTCCAAGCCACCAACCTTTGACCTTGAGTTCGATGGAAACAAATGGGCTTCTGTTGTGACTACCATGACTAGTTTCACCTACCATGAAATGATTTATGCAACCAAGGGAGACAGCATTAGTATTTGTCTGGCTCGAACTCAAGATCAGCAGTTCCCCTTCATTTCCAGGTTGGAATCTTTGCCATTGCCTGCTGATATGTACCCCCAGATGAGAAGGGATATGGCCTGGTTCAATAGCTATCGCTATAATTATGGAGCCAATGATCAGATTCTTGG GTACCCTGACGATGAATACAACCGCATATGGGAGCCTATGATTCCATCTGGCCTGGAGCCAGTAACTGCAAATTTTACTTCTCTTGATCTTACATGTGTTAATGCCCCCCCTGATTCTGCAATAATCACAGCAGTTCACGCTCCAAGTTCAACGGATACAATCGACTTGAGTTTCCCTTTTGGCAATGTGAGCCACCTTGACCATGTTGAAATGTACTTCACTGAACCATTTCTGGCAACTAATGCAAGTAGATCATTCAATGTAACTGTAAACAATGTTTTCGTCGCGAATGCCACCAGCCCAGAATACCAGAACTGTCTCAACGTAGGGACAAATTCCCTGTCTGTCGGTAATTTGGATGTTCAGCTATTACCAACTGATATTTCTACACTGCCTCCAATAATAAGCGCCATAGAAGTTTACACTGTTAGTGAACCTCTAGTCACTGCAACTACACCACAAGGCGACT TGGATGGATTAGGAGAGTTCGTTGACACCTTTGAACAGCTGGAGGGATGGAGCGGGGAACCATGCCTTCCTAATAACAGCATCTGGCAATGGTTGAACTGCAGCAGTGATCAACCTCCAAGAGTAATTTCAAT ATATCTCTCTGGATATGGTCTCCAAGGTTTTCTCCCAGATTTCAGCCATATGGATGCCCTTGAAATAAT TGACCTCCGTGATAATGATTTCTATGGCAATGTTCCACAAACTATAACTGATAACAAGCAAATCAAATACAT GATAGATGGGAATGAGAATTTGGGTCAGGGAAAAAACGAAAAGGCAGAGAAGATTGGGTTGTCTCTTGGTTCAATACTAGTGCTGTGTcttgttattttcttggttttgaaatatggaataagaaaaaaaccaaCTCCAACTGGAAAAATAGAAACGATAAGAGATGAGAATGATCCTGCAGAGCGACTGACGTATAGATATGAATGGAGACTGTGGAGGTACTACATGAGATAA
- the LOC18590776 gene encoding probable LRR receptor-like serine/threonine-protein kinase At1g51810 has translation MAATGTSEWVRTDCGSGASYSDESGFWQADEDFIRTGENYVVSLNSLTLLIQQFTTLRAFTEQNKNCYSLPNTTSIRYFIRATFLYGNYDGLSNPPTFDLEFNGSKWATVVTDTSTISYYEMIYVAKGDTTSICLARTHDKQFPFITLLKSWPVPDKIYAQMTTDRAWFNGYRYNYGAAPEEWILEYPVDTHNREWKPMTPPGSVAITATFASLTATTANDSPVLAIIQAVQALSPSDRIELPFTFSKTNHLNHVELYFTESLDTTVTRSFNKRE, from the exons ATGGCTGCAACAGGTACATCAGAATGGGTGAGAACAGACTGTGGATCAGGGGCCAGCTACTCTGATGAAAGTGGGTTTTGGCAGGCAGATGAGGATTTTATCAGAACAGGTGAAAACTATGTCGTGTCACTAAACAGCCTTACCTTACTAATACAACAATTTACTACCCTACGCGCCTTCACTGAACAAAACAAGAATTGCTACTCTTTGCCTAACACAACATCCATCCGATATTTCATAAGAGCTACTTTCTTGTATGGTAACTATGATGGACTCTCCAATCCACCAACGTTTGACCTTGAGTTTAATGGGAGCAAGTGGGCGACTGTTGTAACTGACACGTCTACAATTTCCTATTACGAAATGATTTATGTAGCCAAAGGGGATACCACCAGTATATGTTTGGCTCGAACTCATGATAAGCAGTTCCCCTTTATCACCCTCTTGAAATCCTGGCCAGTTCCTGATAAAATCTATGCCCAGATGACAACAGATAGAGCCTGGTTCAATGGCTACAGATACAACTATGGAGCAGCACCCGAGGAATGGATTCTAGA GTACCCTGTTGATACCCACAACCGCGAATGGAAACCAATGACTCCGCCTGGCTCGGTGGCAATAACTGCAACTTTTGCCTCTCTTACTGCTACAACCGCTAATGATTCCCCAGTTTTAGCTATAATCCAAGCAGTTCAAGCTCTAAGTCCATCAGACAGAATCGAATTGCCTTTCACATTTAGCAAAACGAACCACCTTAATCACGTGGAACTGTACTTCACTGAGTCTCTGGATACAACTGTAACTAGATCATTCAATAAACGTGAATAA